Part of the Henckelia pumila isolate YLH828 chromosome 2, ASM3356847v2, whole genome shotgun sequence genome is shown below.
atatatatgaaagtACATTACCTTGGCACTATCTTTATCTTTAACTTTTTGCAGTTCAAACAACTAAGACCATGTGTCGTCTCTGCAACTGGGTTGAAGCAATGATCGCATGCGTCATACCAAATTGATGATCTATTTTCTATTTCCTTTATTATACTTTCAAAAAAGTAATATGAATTCTACATCCAAAGAAAAATTGTATTAGCTTAATTCATTTTAATTGTGTAAATATTATTCGCTTGATATTTAAATCACTTCcggtaattatatatatttttgaatcaTTTAGAATGAAAACCGTTGTATTATATGTATATTAATTTATAAGGAATTGTCCAAACCTCTGTGAAACTCCATTTCTTGCTGAATATCTCGTTTGTCGTTACTCTTGTTGCGGTCTCGAACATTTTCTTGGTGCAAATATTGTGTAGATGTTTTGTCTTTTGTCAACGTCCATCCTATGATAATAtgtaaaaaaaactcaaaaacagATTTTgcaatttcattttcaaaattaattcagTGCAATAGTTGATTTTAAAAATGTGAATAACATAACATCATGGAGAAAACAGTTTATTCTCAAaggcaaatatttttttaaaccgTAACATAATTATAACCTATAATGTTTTTCTACATGGTGCAAAAGAAGTGATTATAATGATTACATGTACTttctgttatatatatatatatacatcaatCAATCTAAAACACTTAtgttaaataaatttatcaaatgcAGTACTATAAGTTGATGAAAACTGTTGATATATAAGAAAATTAATCATTTACCATGAGTCTATAATTTCTTTATCATCACATTGAGGGTTGAAAAAAGACGATGTAGTTTGAGTAGACCCCCATTGAGCCAACACATGATTGGTGATAAATGGGTGTGGGCAGAGACGTTGAAGGGAGATTATACAGTCAAGAGTGGTTACAAATTATTAATGAATAACATTGTGTTGGACCCTATTGCGCCAACTTTTGATTGGAAGTTTATGTGAAAGCTAGAAGTTCCTGCTAAAGTGAAGAATTTTCTCTGAAGACTGTTTTCCTCTTGTTTACCAACGAAAAAATCTCTCTTATCTCGTAGAGTGAATGTGATTGAGTGGTGCTCATTGTGTCGTCACGAGCCAGAAGACGATTTTCACGCATTAGTGGCCTGCCCTCTTGCTCGAAACGTTTGGAGTCTTACTTCGGTTGGGAGTAACATGTCAGTCTCTCATTCTATCTTGGAGTGGTGGAATCGTATCGTTATGCGTCTCGAGCAACCAGATATTGAATTTGCTTCTATCGTCCTTTGGGTTGTTTGGCAGAACCGTAATGATGTAGTTTGGAATGGCAGAGGCAAGTTTGCAACTTCTATTTTTCAATCGGCCATTCAGATGTTATCTCTTTTTAAGACAACCTCGTTGTCTGCTGCTTCCCATCAGCAACCTCCTCAGCTCATTCACAATTCTATTTGGATGCCACCACGGGAAAATTTCTTGAAGTGTAATACAGATGTTGCGGTGGTTGAAGGGTACTTTTCTCCAACTATTGCTGAAGCTATTGGTGTTAGAGAGGCCCTTAGCTGGATGAAGACCAAAGGCTTCTCTCGTGTTTTTGTGGAATCTTATGCTAAAGTGGTGATTGATGCTCTTAACTCTGGGGAACTCGCCGACTCTTCTAGTTTGGGTCTTGTTTTACATGATTGCATTATCCTTTCCAAGGATTTTCGTTATTGTAATTTTGCTTTTGCGTATAGATCAACGAATCAAGCGGCTTATGCCTAATTGGTTAGAGAAGCTGTTTTTTTGACTGATCAAGGGAGATGGGTCACTCCATCTCCTTCTTTGATTTCCAATGTTATTATTCCGGACTTGTTGTAATTTTATCTagtgtttgtttcaaaaaaaaaaaaagtgattgacgtttaataaaataaataaatttatttcctttttctattaaagatattcataactaactataattaattatgtaatttttttttattaatatcaatAATTTGATtggaatatatataatttattaaaattatcgTCGAAGCATATATACTTATGATCAATATTATTCATTaaccattttttaaatattgtaaATCATCTATTTTTGCATAATATTGTTCATATAAGTGATTgatgtttaataaaataaataaatttatttcctATCATAAACAAGAAGTTTTTTAACACGACTAAACTGTGATTAATTTGGATATATTTGGTGAAATTCTAGTTGTTTTATTGAggaatattatttttctattttttttagtatATAAACTTAATATACCGTATCAATACTTTTATattaataagtaatattttattatgttttgcAATAATTCTGTATTTATTATTCGTCggatttgaaatatatatatcagaTAATGTGAACGAATGcagttaatattttttaaaaatattttcctcaagaaaatattattaatattaatattaaattctttTTATACTTTCCAAGGATGATGAAAATTTTTTGGATAGACGTTTGCCGTTTGGAATACTcgttaatattaatataagatGGCTCTATCTATGTAGTGTGGAAGAAGAAAAATAGTAGTCAAAGAAGCATAATTAATGATGGtatggtttaataattaatgatAGTGTGGACGATTATTGAGAAATAATTAGTGAAGAGATGGAGGTTAATTAGGGCAAATCATAAttgaaactcatatatttataaggGTTATAGATTATAGTCTCTGTTGTTTAATTAATAGTAAATCTTCTGGAGAATGGGTTAAAAAACAGtgtaaacaaacataaaaattcagGTGTGATCAATGTAGCACATGATAGCAATAttcattatatttatttatatataaaaacgaGTATCAGTACGTGTGTTCACACTTGGGATAATCATGTTTCCACACTGATGAAGATCATAGCTaggacacacacacacacaacataTTTGCATGTTACATATACACACTGCATCATCATCGATTAAATTTTTGAGAACATGCTATCAATTATGTATACTAGCGCTAATGGCACACACAATATGTATGCATAAAAAACCGCTGCTCGTGAAAAAAATGgagaatgaaatttttttcttgAGATCAAGTTTATCAATTTAAGAAAATGAAATATgtaacttcataaaacttataaGCAAAGTGATACCGGTTAAAAAAAGTTGAAAGTGGAGTGTTAAAGggtatttttgaaacaaaaaaagtTTCACCAAAAACAGTTATTAAACGGGTCTCTTTCTTTATTAATACTATAGATACACACACATGTAGTTAATGATGAATACGTACGTATGCATATTATATTCCATACATACAcgtacacacacatatatacataaatatataaatgcaCGCTTTCACCCACACATATATTGTACATATGAACTAGTATGTACTACTTAGCAATGGTTGTAGCAGTAGCATCGACGTCGGAAACCTTGGCAAAGACCACCTTGGAAGCCTTCGGTCTTGCAAACATCGGCGCACCTCACAGTCCTAAAGCATAGTCCCCAAAATTTTCTGCTCCTGTACGAACATACTTTCTTCTGATCCCCTCCAATAGTACTCTCCATGCCACTACTCATCACCACCTTTGTATCTGCATCCACACATGCAatttcacacacacatatatatatatagggaaaattgcaaatttagtcctgtatgtttgtcactttgcgattttggtcctttatgttttcacatttcagttttagtcctgtatgtttcgatttttggcaatttcggtcctttttcttcgaaaatgctgacgtggcactgtacacgtcagctccacatcagcattgaatttgtgccacgtcagcgccacatcggaaaaaggactaaaattgccaaaaaaataaagatagcggactaaaactgcaatctgaaaatataaaggaccaaaatcgcaaagtgacaaacatacaggaccaaaaaatcaattttcccaatatatatatcaaaatatgtatTAATTAATGACTGAGTGATCATCttattaatatatgtatatttttgtGATATATCCCATTCCAAAATGGAAAAGctcaaaaaaaatcaattaagaaAATTAACCATTGACGATGAGGAGAAGCATTAGCAGGAAAACAGCAATATTTATCATGGTGAAATTCTCGGACagcttcatcttcttcatgATTAATGGCTAAAGTAATATTAAtggatatatagatatataatgcatgcatgTCTTTTATATAAACAAAACAAGATATACATGGGTTGGTGGGAGTTGTTTGTTCAGGATATTAATTACTTTAGAGATCGATACGGCTTTCGTAAATTcttatttaaacaatataatataatatgtgttgaaaatatatataaatatatattattatttattgttgaatgttgaaggttgaaagttgaaaattgagttgtaaaatattgaaaattagtgtgtgatgatgtaattaatgatgtattaatttttgactaatctccaattgagatctataaataggtctctccatttgtatagaaaaacacaattgtgaagagagaaaaattttataaagtgtagaatttgataaattttgagtttttgagtttttactttttaccgtaaatttttactttttcacaacacgttatcagcacgatcactcgaaggttctctatattttccgacgctccaaaatacaagaagaagtcaaaaatattcaacaagtaagaatttttattttactgtttatatatttttattgtgtatatattaatatataatatcatgttatgaaaaaataagtttttttcaaaacttgttataaatcctaggaggatgttaagacgacatcccacactcccggtaagggatacgacaagtataaaagcctctaaggtttttaaacaataacgtgatatatatttattatgtatatatatattaactatattaatatataatttcatgttattatataaaaggttgtctatgacactgaccttataataacgtgatatgatatatattattgtgtatttatatactaaccatatttgtataatctcatgttattatataaaaggttgtctacgacaccgatcttataataatgtgatatgatatactatacctgactttatactaactatattggtataatttcacaacattatataaaaagctgtctacgacactgaccttataataatgtgatatgatatacataattatttaattatgattatcattatatgcattacatgattatcacgaatttttattcaacacatactcaattttttctttacccccaacggtcacaaacggtaacaaaacggctagtttttgccctataaatatgttcactcaaactcattttcaatcacaccaaattcattctttctctcaaaatattttatcctcggttttttcgaagatggagatgatgacatttataaggatatttttcataacgactatgatcatcatgctcacgagtcttttactcaccagcgattttccaacacatattttttctctatttgtatacgcacttgtaatttacgttcttccattattttgtattgtcatatttatggaaattaactaataaaatgcattgttattttctagtaccaccatgtcgaacttggcgaaactcgaattcattgcacttgatataaccggaaagaattatatgccatggaccctcgatgtagaaatgcatctcgagtcattgggtcttaacgaaactatcaaagaaaataacatatcatcctcacaagataaagcaaaagcgatgatatttttacgcagacatcttgatgaggggttgaaatgtgaatatttgaccgaaaaagacccaatgattttgtggaaagggttaaaagaacgttttgagcatatacgggaagttatacttccgaccgcacgagatgaatggaatactttaagattccaagattttaaaaaggtgagtgattataattctgcgatgtatcgaattgtctcacagctgaaattttgtgggcataatattactgagatggaaatgcttgaaaagacattttccacattccacgcatcaaatataactctacaacagcaatatagagtgcgtggattttcaagatactcagaactcatcgcatgtttactcgtggcggaaaagaataatgaattgctcatgagaaatcatcagtccagacctactggttcaacggcatttcctgaagcaaatgtcgtaagtaaaaatgaaaaccaaaatcaaagatatagacaagattttggtcgaggtcgtggacgaggacgtgggcgtggacgtgggtgtagaaatgatcgcggtcgtagtcgaggccgtggatttgaaaataaaagagatagttatttcaataactcatctcaaaggaacgtcacgaaccacccacaaaagaggcagcatgataatacgggtgaaaatgaaaatcatccaaaaagaactgagagtgtttgttatagatgtggcactccaggacattggtcaagaacttgtcgagcccctgagcatctgtgtaagctctataaagattcaataaaggggaaagaaaaagagaccaattttactgaaaacattgatcatgcaagtggttcaatgaatttagatgctgcctactttttgaatgatttcgaagatattgattaaatatactggtgggaaaagaatgtaacaatgtaatttttattttataaaacatattatattttgcatgtattgtttgcatgtatctttcttaattcattttattgcatattgtttttgaagatcattatggaaaatgctatgatcaaagatggaataatgcactggaagtttgcataccagatagtggtacaacgcacactatcctcagaaatgaaaaatatttcttggaattaaaaccaacaaaaacaatggtgaatacaatatcaggtcctgtagacttgattgaaggatgtggcaaagcacaatttttgttacctaatggtacaaaatttttgataaatagtgctttatattcaccacgatcacaaagaaatttgttgagttttaatgatatatattctcatgattatgatacggaaacaataaccgaaggaaatgagaaatatatgtgtcttactacatataaatcaggaaagaaatatgtagttgagaaattatcaatgctccctactggattgcattatacacatataagtccaatcgaatcaaatatggttattggaaattattcaatactaacaaattggcatgatcgattgggacatcttggttcaataatgatgcaaaggattatagaaaatacaagtggtcatccactgaaagaccagaagatctttcagaataataagtttcagtgtaaggcatgttctctggggaaacttattataagaccatcaccagctaaaatccaaaaggaatcacccatatttcttgaacgtattcaaggtgatatttgtgggccaattcatccaccatgtggaccatttcgatactttatggtattgatcgatgcctctagcagatggtcacatgtatgtttattgtccactcggaatgtggcatttgcaaaattgatggctcaaataataaaattgcggaatcaatttcccgaatatacgatcaagaaaataagacttgataattgtaacacccgatatttttaaatacgtaaatccgcctgcataattaggatatttaattatttaaatttatgatttatgggttaaataattatgtgaattatttatgcatgatttaagttatttttaagcatttaacccataattagtgatttttatgatttttagtatttttattatttaatcgcgtagacgggaccgtggacggacgagatgacaactttctagccaaattattttatgagacttttggagccttaaaatattattttgggttttattatctcaaaattttaagtatttaatttgatttaattttaggggtcttttttatccaaaattagccaaaatattgactttttagtatttttaaaatttctctaaataataatttcgggattttcacATGAGTTATCAggtttttaaatattgtttagggttttaaattttatatattgtgggattaaaacccttattaatattttaattaacctAAAACTTTATTATTCCAAATTACCCTAATTCTACCCCCCAAACCCCACGCCTCCTAGCATTAGCCGCCACCCCCATCCCTTGTCTTCCTCTTCTTCATCAGATAGCCACTTCCAAGGAGAATCCATAGCCATtttcgaaggttccaagcaagccatcGTCGTCCCGGCGTCCCGAAGTCCGTCCTACGCGTGTTAAATACATACCTCCGGTGTTAAGGCATGTTTTTCTCCACATTTCAAACCTATATCAGTATATGTATGCATGTGGGTGTGTAACATCAGAATCGATATATTTGACAACAAGCTTTTCGATTTTTCCTCCTAAATTGCTCTTGGTTTGGACTTTGGTGTttgcatgctcacgttttcaTGTCCATGGCTAGGTGGGCTACTGGTCCACGGTTAGAGGGGTCCCTTGAGGTCCCTTGGGTTGAGTCAGGTCGGGGCTGGAGGCTAAGGAAGAAAGGAAACGAAGCCTTTCCTTTCTGAAGCTTCTGTCGAGCAGTTTAGGGTTCTGGGGAAGAAGGCTGAGATCTTTTTCCTCAGGCCACTATTTAGGGTAAGGtcggttgggttagaaccccatttGCGTTTTCTAAGTTTTTGCAGAAGGTTGCATGGGCTTTCGTGGTCGGAGCTTCGAGGACGAAGGGTTTTCCCGCAGCTGCTCGGGTCTGCGCGACAGTGCAGAAGGGCCGGGTTGCagggcttcgttctcactccatagtcgacGGTTTGGGCTGATTCTTGGCTTGTTAGAAAGGTCTAGATGTGGGCTAGGTCCTAGGGGTGGTtctccggccggtgggtggccggagcatggCGGCAGCCGGCGTTCTTTGCAACTGCTCGTGGCCGCAGCAGTGCAGGGAAGAGGGTGATCGAGTTGGGGCTTTGGGGgctgatccgggtcgggtcaagggcctgggtcgggtctaGGAAGTAGTGGGTCAAGTCGggtgggttcgggtccgggttggtgggccgggctcgagtctttttatttttaaaatattttatgaattaatgggtttttgaggcaatttaattgaaataaaattatttggactcccaaataattttatttggacttttaaaattttaattaagttagtccataaattttatgggcttttgggcccatgaaagttattgggccagtctttgggtttttgggcccaatgggccagtttaagtgttattgggcttagtgtaaatttaatgggcttaattaatttaattgggcttagattaattaattgggcttaaagtttaagatattgggcttaagtatgttaatgggccagtttaagatattgggcttaagtatgttaatgggccagatttaagttaatgggcttgagtgtagggccagcagtccagaaccatccatgagaaaattgcatgtgtcctgattatatatttaattatttttatgcatttaagttattttaatatttatatgttagtaagaaaattaaattaaatatatatgaaggacacacaatttatttaagtacatgcattcatgaaatcaatttttttatgctatgatttaatttctatggttgagcaaaataaaatattttaggtggaaattgaagtagtgtggccatttatgtatgggcagtttctgccatttatgtatgggcagttttctgccatgtatgtatgggtggttcgccaccagcctcgtacgatggtttcctagactgatcagtcgcactatgggtcacacttacggataggaccattcgatgttaagaaaataaatgctcaacaattctagtatgtatgatattatgtatgttatgtatgtttatttatgtaatttatgttatgaaattttcaagcatgctcattcatgtatatgtatgtattagtattaaattgatttaaattattttaaacccttgttagtatgcatgttgggcctctaggctcactacactgatatggtgcaggtgagtacgtagaggagcaggttactcctaccggtggtgaggatgtatgagcagcgcggcagtagccccgtgaccgtgacagtttctgagtcaccgtgcatgttgtcatgatacatttttatatttttagggTTGATGTTTTtggatattttattaaatatttttagtgcatgcacacattttaattattttatttatgcagtatattttaaattatagggttgactcagatatttatttaatttaaagaatgccttttatttaagtatttaattatttatttatttagtcatgtatttattttaaatattttattctgtgcatatatgtatgggcatatatgtacatgttTTATctagtagtaaaaaaaaaaaaaaaaattccgcatatttatttattatagagttagggtcgtttcaataatgctggagaatttacttcccagacttttaacgactattgtatgtcgatgggaattactgttgaacatcctgtagctcatgttcatacacaaaatggattagctgaatcattgattaaacgtctgcagttgattgctagaccaatgattatgagaacgaaactccctatttctatatggggacatgcaattttacatgctgctgcattgattcgcatcaggccaagtgcatatcataaacactccccattgcagcttgtatttggcaaagaaccagatatttctcatttgagaatttttggatttatggtgtatgtgcctattgcaccacctcaaagaacaaaaatgggacctcaaagaaagaatgatatttatatcggctatgatagtccatcaatcattagatatct
Proteins encoded:
- the LOC140878266 gene encoding uncharacterized protein, which produces MSVSHSILEWWNRIVMRLEQPDIEFASIVLWVVWQNRNDVVWNGRGKFATSIFQSAIQMLSLFKTTSLSAASHQQPPQLIHNSIWMPPRENFLKCNTDVAVVEGYFSPTIAEAIGVREALSWMKTKGFSRVFVESYAKVVIDALNSGELADSSSLGLVLHDCIILSKDFRYCNFAFAYRSTNQAAYA